A segment of the Camelus bactrianus isolate YW-2024 breed Bactrian camel chromosome 22, ASM4877302v1, whole genome shotgun sequence genome:
GGCACAGAAGCTCCATGCAGGCAGGAAAACAGAACCTGTCTTCACTGGGGATCCACTCACCTCCTCCACTTCCGCCACCACCGCCGCTGCCTCGGTTCCCTCGGTTGCGATTCCCGCGGCCCCCGGAGCCATACTGCTGCTGTTGATAAACCTCTTTAGGCTGAGCCACCTTGATTTCACACTGAAAGCCAAGAGAGCAGTGGGTCATGCCAGCAGGAAGAGCTCTGGGCAGGGAGTGTGCATAAAGGCCTTCACTGACCAACACTCAGATGGCACATCTTGTCTACCTGCTCATAAACAGCACGTGCTGCAATAGAAACCACCCCGGGACAGTACCCAGAAGCACAACTAGTACCCAGACTGACTGAAACTCACACACAAGCGCCTTTTTGGCTCAAGCCCTTCCCCAGGACACTTGAAATGATGGGATACACCAGTAGGTCTGCAGAGGGTCACCCTTGGGCGCTCCACATCTAACAAGTGGGAGGAGAGCTGCAAGACAGCCGGGCCAGTGCCAGGCCAGTGGAGGAAGACACCACACCAGGTGTTAGTCTGCAGCCACCTTGGCCCTACTGGGCAAGGGAGTCAAAGAAGGCCTCCATTAGAGAAAAAAAGCCTCCCTTTTCCCCCAACAAGAAATAAAGCATCCCACTCAAATATGCCACTGATGCAGCAACCCTAACCTCCATCTTATATAGGAAGAAAGCCACTGACGTTCAAGGCAGGCCTTCCATAAGGCCACAGTGCTCCCCCCACTTCCTCCAACCACTAGTCTGTTGTTGGGTCGGGCTAGATGTGTCCCCTTAGGGCCCAGAGACTTACTTCCTTTTTGCTCACAACTGTCTAGTGCAGGTGGGGTCACAGACCTTCCAGTGCTCCtactcaagttttttttttttttaaaaagtccactgACACAACCTGCCCCCGTTAAGACTAGTAAGAAACCACTTTATACAAGACATCCCTATACAAGCACTCATATAAAAATTGGCAAGTTATCCCCAAGTGATGTAATACCATGTTTTCTATCTTAAGTTTAAAACGCCAAATACACCAACTAAATAAACTTACTCTGCGACCACCACCAGTAGTTTGTCTAATCCTAACAGGCTCTGCCTGCCCACTTCACATTATGGCACAAGGAAAAGGCCTCTCTCTGTGTCACTGTCCTCTGGGGTAACCATTAATGGGCGACATCTCACGTAAGAGCCCCATGATCCAATctcattttacataaaatttaaggTCCCAATCCCAAATCCAATCTTTCCAAATTCCTAGCCAGGATTGAGGAGCCCCACCCTACCGGTCCCACCTAATCTGGCTGCCACCCCTGCTCAGGCAGAGCCTGCCACACCCTGCCGACAGTGGGCCACACCCTCAACTCCCAACTGCCACCTGGAGAACACTTAGAGCACATTACCTACTCTCTCCTGTCCAGAGTTCAGGGGTTAGAGCTGCACCTCAGTGTACACCTCACTGCACAGGACTCTGCTCATCTGAAGTTAAACGGGCCCTGGGCTTAAGCTGGCCAGGACCCTGGGAGCTCTTTGGGAAGGATCTTTGGGATGGCAATTAATTTAACCAGTGACCAAAGGGTATAGAGGTGAAAAGATTTGGTTGTAGCAGGAATAAAGATAGGAGAAAAGGCTGCGGCAAGCTCTTAACAGAAAGAGACTTGACCACAGGGAAATCAGTAAATGGCAGCTTTAGAGTATTTTCTGAGAACTTAACTGCAGGCCTTATACACTTTGTACTCTAGCGCCCTAATACCTTGATCTCTAGCTTTAAATCAGGAATTGAAGAAGCTACTCAGCATACTCCCTACCCCACAGAAGCCTCccatcctctcctgcctcccgCACATCCTGTTTACTGCCAGTTCTACTAGCCAAGGAGTTCCCCGAAGGACAGGACCGCCCACCCCTGTGAGGACAGCAGACACTGCAGTAAGCTGTGCCCTGGAGAACTCCTGCAGGTAAGCCCCTGACTCACACCCGGAAGGGTCAGCAGGCGGCCACGCACACACAGCTGGGGACCCCTTACCTTACTTCCACTGATAGTGTGGAACTTTTTCTCTAAAACTTTCTTCACAGGTTCCTCTTCTTTAAAGGTGATGAAAACAAAGCCTCGTCTTTTGTTTGACTTTGGATCCATTGGAAGTTCAATGGCTTCAATCTGTAAACATAGGCAAAGCTCAGGACCAATGCCTGCCTCCCTTACCCCAGGGACTAAATTAGGGAACTCAGCACTCACATAAACACCAGAGACTGGAAAGAGCTCCAGCCAGCCAAGACTGCCAAGGACCAAGAAAGCAAGCTCAGGGCAGCTGGCAGGCCTCTCTGGGGGCATACACTCACCTCCCCAAACTCGCCGAAGTACTCCCTGATCTTCTCCTCAGTGGCTTCAGGATTCAGACCCCCtacaaaaattttctttactGGATCCTTCTTCATGGCCATGGCCTTTTTGGGGTCAATGACACGGCCATCCAGCCTATGCTCCTTCTGGTCTAGAACCTGTTCCAACAGAAGCAAGTTGAATACCAACTTGGCAGCATAACCCTGGACAAGGCTCTTCTCTTTGAGCCACAACATGTACACAAAACATGCTTCATCCCCTCCAACCTAACTTCCCAACCCAGCCCCCAAACTTCAAGTACACCTGGTTTACCTAGACACGTATAAACCTGTCCTCACCCATGCTGTGCACCCCTGTTCCTGCCCGGGCAGTCCCAATTTTAGGCCTCTCTCCTCCAGAATTAAAGCAGCAGAGATTAAAAGCACAAGCTAGAGCTGGGGTGCTAGGACTGGAAttctcaccccccaccccttacTACCAATGTGATCTCATCTACTTACACTGAGCCTTAGGTTTGTTGTCTTCTGTAAAGTGGCCTAAAATAATGCCTATCTCCTAGCAACCACGAACTCTCGTCTAGTTCCCGCAATGAAGCATCTGCTTTAACAGGGTCCAGAATAGGCACCAAAGTAAGTGGTCCACTATAATCTCCCTGGACCACTTTAGCCCATCCTCACTCCTCCCCTTAGTCTCTacttttaatccctttaaaaacaGGAGCATAAGTTCCCAACCTCTCTGCTTTTCCCAAAGCACTCAACCACGTACAGAACACAGAAGCCAACCATAGTCTAAGAACGTCGTTCTCTTAGAATACAGGCTGCTGACAGTAAAGTACGCAGCTTACCTTCTCCACACTGGCTGCATCTTTGAAGAGGATAAACCCAAATCCTCTTGACCGGCCCGTGTTGGGATCCATTTTTATTGTACAGTCAACGACCTCTCCAAATTTGGTAAAATAATCTTTTAGGTCCTTTTTGCTGGTATCCCAGCTCAGGCCACCAACGAACATTTTTCTGAAATGGTGAAGTGAAACACATGgcaagtcttaaaaaaaaagctatgagTTTAGAACGACTGATCCTGGCAAAGCTTTCACTGAAAGGATTATAAACAAAGCCACCTTCCGGACAAAGGTCTACCCTTAGAGTCTGTAAGGGTTCTACCGCTGGAAGAGATTAACAAATCTCCACTACCCTCCCAAACCCAGCCTTGACCCCAACAAAGCCTCAGGTGACTCCGCACCCGGAGCCTGGCGAGGGAAAAGGCAGCCTGGCCTGAGAGAGGCCCGGAGCATCACAACTAGCTGGAAGAAACCTGATTTGTCTAACCAACACGTATCAAAACGCTACGGCCCCTGCCGGGGCACCCCCTTGCAGAACTCGCTCTCAAGGAACTCCAGGCTTCCGGGGCCGAGCCGCGTTCAGACCGTGACTCCGCCCTCGGCAGGAGGCGGAGGAGGGAGGCCGGGGCGCGCGCCAACTCCGCCCACGCAGCCAGGGCAGCCCGCGACCGGCTCGGCCCCGGGTGCGAGCGCACCCCCCCGCTCCTTCCGGGCCGCCCGCCCCCAGCCCGCTCGAGCGGCCCCGGGGCGGCGCCAAAGTCGACCCAACAAACTCCGGCAAACTCCggcgcgcggcgcggcgcggctgGGCTGCGGGCAGCGAGCAGGCCCggccgcccctccccccgccgcgTGGCGCCAACAAAAGGCGGCCCCGGAACAAAGGCGGCGCCCCCGTCGGCCCGCGGCCGCACCTACCCCGCGTCCTCCTCGTTCTTGCTGGCGTTGATCTGGTCGCCCTCGGCGCCGTTCTGGTTGCCGGACGGGGGCGCCGCGCTCCCGCCTCCGGCTCCTGCCGCGGCCCCGGTGCCGGTGCCGGCCGGCGACTCGCCTTCGGGGGCGGCCTCATGTCCGTTCTCGGTGGCACCCGTCGTCTCCATGGGCTGCTCCTCACCCGCTTCCGACATGCTAGGCCGAAGCGCGCGGCTCCTGCAACGAGAGGCCACATGCGGCCACAGCGCGTCAGGCCGGCGCAGCTCCCGCCCGGGCTCCCGCCCGCCGCCCGCGGGCCCGGCCGCTCACCTCGCCGCCGATGACGCCGCGGGGCCCGCTCGTCCCCACCCGCTGGGAAGGCGCCGCGGGCTCCGCCGCGCTCACGCTCGCGCTGCCGGACCTGTCCCCCGTCTGCCGACGGAGCCGCCGCAACCTCGAGTCCTCCTCCtcggccgccgccgctgccgcacGGAACCCACCAACTAACAAGCGTGCTCAGGCCCGCGCGGTGCCGCCGCCTGACAATGCCGACTCGTGGCGCTCTTTATAATGCCGGAGCCGGGGCCACCTCGCAACAAGGCGCATGCTCATTGGCCTCGCCGGCCCGTCACTCAACCCCGCTCCGACGTCCCATTGGTTGCAGCGCCGCACGCACGCTGGAGCCGGGCGGGCTTTGTCCTCATTTTAGAATCCGCGCGAGCCGGGGCCTTGCGGAGGGTCGCCGGGCTGGTGGCTTGACGGCACCACCTGGTGCGGCCAGCAGCCCGAGGCTAGCTAGCTTCTGTGGGGCCCAAGACTGGCCCTCGGCCCTCTGAGGCTGTAGTCTCTCGTCGCGGTGCGCCCCGTCCCAGCCATTAGCAGCCTCGGCCACTCCATTTCCCAAAAGAGGAAACAGCTCTAAGAAATCTCGGAAACCAGGGTCCCCGGCTGGAAATGGCAGAACCCGGCCTTCAGCGATTGGGCGCTTAGTGTCCTCCAGGGTCCTTGGCCTGGCTGGGAGAAGTCGGGACGGAGCCCGCCCTGCCGCCTTGACCTTGGTGCTGTCTGAGCCACGCGCTCCCGCCCTTTCTGCCACCTCCCCTGGGGGCCAGatgcggggagggggcggagtcCGCCAGGTGACTTGCCAGTGATGCTCCACCGAGATGTGGCGGGAGGAAGCGTTGGGAGTACCATATCCCCCAGTCTTAGGTCACCTGGCAACACCTGGAC
Coding sequences within it:
- the HNRNPAB gene encoding heterogeneous nuclear ribonucleoprotein A/B isoform X2, whose protein sequence is MSEAGEEQPMETTGATENGHEAAPEGESPAGTGTGAAAGAGGGSAAPPSGNQNGAEGDQINASKNEEDAGKMFVGGLSWDTSKKDLKDYFTKFGEVVDCTIKMDPNTGRSRGFGFILFKDAASVEKVLDQKEHRLDGRVIDPKKAMAMKKDPVKKIFVGGLNPEATEEKIREYFGEFGEIEAIELPMDPKSNKRRGFVFITFKEEEPVKKVLEKKFHTISGSKCEIKVAQPKEVYQQQQYGSGGRGNRNRGNRGSGGGGGSGGGQGSTNYGKSQRRGGHQNNYKPY
- the HNRNPAB gene encoding heterogeneous nuclear ribonucleoprotein A/B isoform X1; translation: MSEAGEEQPMETTGATENGHEAAPEGESPAGTGTGAAAGAGGGSAAPPSGNQNGAEGDQINASKNEEDAGKMFVGGLSWDTSKKDLKDYFTKFGEVVDCTIKMDPNTGRSRGFGFILFKDAASVEKVLDQKEHRLDGRVIDPKKAMAMKKDPVKKIFVGGLNPEATEEKIREYFGEFGEIEAIELPMDPKSNKRRGFVFITFKEEEPVKKVLEKKFHTISGSKCEIKVAQPKEVYQQQQYGSGGRGNRNRGNRGSGGGGGSGGGQSQSWNQGYGSYWNQGYGYQQGYGPGYGGYDYSPYGYYGYGPGYDYSQGSTNYGKSQRRGGHQNNYKPY